A genomic segment from Microbulbifer elongatus encodes:
- a CDS encoding porin: MKKTAMSLALVAVLPSFANAEIFGFYGKANASFQSNDEGDGATTDVKSNASRLGVKGELPLDSGIKGIYKMEYQVNMDGEGDTFTQRNIFAGLEGGFGQVIGGKFDTPLKIAQKKVDLFNDLEGDIKSLITKSDNRESNNLQYTTPSFGGFHVAAAYISNKDAEILDDEGALIDTRDNGTSVAFAYDNNGVYLAYAYDMDVEANDWNVARMVAQYNFGNVQVGGLYEEQERADNSKQDGWMTSVAYKINNWTAKAQYGQSDIVKTDGETFSLGLDYKLSKAAKVFTFYTDETAADNYARSYVGVGTEFKF; encoded by the coding sequence ATGAAAAAGACCGCCATGTCGCTCGCGCTGGTTGCAGTACTTCCCTCTTTCGCCAACGCGGAAATCTTTGGCTTTTACGGTAAAGCCAACGCGTCCTTTCAGTCCAACGACGAAGGTGACGGCGCAACGACCGACGTAAAAAGCAATGCCTCTCGCCTCGGTGTAAAAGGCGAGCTGCCCCTGGACAGTGGTATCAAGGGCATCTACAAAATGGAATACCAGGTCAACATGGATGGCGAAGGTGACACCTTCACTCAACGCAATATTTTTGCCGGGCTCGAAGGCGGCTTCGGCCAGGTCATCGGCGGTAAATTCGATACGCCGTTGAAGATTGCACAGAAGAAAGTAGATCTGTTCAACGACCTGGAAGGCGATATTAAAAGCCTGATCACCAAAAGCGACAACCGCGAATCCAACAATCTGCAATACACCACCCCATCCTTTGGTGGCTTCCATGTAGCGGCAGCTTACATCAGCAACAAGGACGCAGAAATTCTGGACGACGAGGGCGCACTGATCGACACCCGCGACAACGGTACTTCCGTTGCATTTGCGTACGATAACAACGGTGTCTACCTGGCCTACGCCTATGACATGGATGTAGAGGCCAATGACTGGAATGTTGCGCGTATGGTTGCGCAGTACAACTTTGGTAATGTGCAGGTCGGCGGGCTTTACGAAGAGCAGGAAAGAGCAGACAACAGTAAGCAGGACGGATGGATGACCTCTGTCGCTTACAAAATCAATAACTGGACCGCGAAGGCACAGTACGGCCAGTCTGATATCGTAAAGACCGATGGCGAAACATTCAGCCTTGGACTGGACTACAAGCTGTCCAAAGCTGCCAAGGTATTTACTTTCTACACCGATGAAACTGCCGCAGATAATTATGCGCGCAGCTACGTAGGCGTAGGCACAGAGTTCAAATTCTAA
- a CDS encoding M16 family metallopeptidase, producing the protein MHRTKIALIFASALLVACSKGTDPVSPQTSATSEASPESAQQASLPAGITLVETFDGDGAEIAIPYSKYKLDNGLTIVLHEDHSDPLVHVDVTYHVGSNREDPGRSGFAHFFEHMMFQGSVNVADEEHFRIITEAGGSMNGTTNTDRTNYYQTVPANQLETVLWLESDRMGVFLDAVTQEKFEVQRATVKNERGQRVDNRPYGRALETMYATTYPDGHPYSWPVIGWMEDLDRADLNDLKRFFLRWYGPNNAVLTIGGDVDKAKTLEWVAKYFGPIPAGPEVENLPKQPAKLDADRYVTLEDNIHLPALAMMVPTVYYGHEDEPALDAAAAILGQGQDSMLYQRLVQTGRAVSASVSHSCKELACEMWFIVIQNPASGETLAEMEQAVRDTLTEFASRGVTEDDLVKFKAGYESGRVFGLQSVSGKVSTLAAFETFTGSPKGIDKEINAYLSVATDDVTRVFDQYIAEQPAVLLSIVPNGKPELAAAEQSHEWKRTIPETYSDEDEALALRPVKDTFDRSVQPTPGVNPQVELPEIQDGKLENGVRLLAVKNDETPTVTVRAVFDFGQRDEPRGKAGLTALMTALMSEATTERSAAAFTEALKRLGASVSVNSGQYETTVTLNVLAKHLDAAVPLMMERMLKPAFTETDFARIKQQTIEGLQQARKTPQGLATRAVGAVMRGTEHPLSYPSAGLPGTVEQISLDDVKQYYQAHFPAHLSGVTVSTSLPHEKIVKSLSELARLKTAEAVRPTIALQKPVIEGRTVYLVNKEGAAQSSLRVAQHGVPYDALGDYYLAYLGNFPLGGNFNSRINLNLREDKGYTYGARSYLIGEPQEGQYMMSSEVKKDATADALNEVLEEFAKYDSEGMTESEFNYLRSAIGQQEARKYETPGDKLSLLNNILRYDLPLDYRSQQGAMLKETDRKTLNKVITGLLDPENMAIVVVGDAANIRESIAELGMPIVELDEDGYVKRNDTAEPSQDSASLN; encoded by the coding sequence ATGCATCGCACAAAAATCGCACTGATTTTCGCATCCGCACTTCTGGTAGCCTGCAGCAAGGGCACCGATCCTGTATCCCCGCAGACCTCCGCCACCAGCGAAGCTTCTCCGGAGTCGGCTCAACAGGCCAGCTTGCCCGCCGGTATTACCCTGGTGGAAACCTTTGATGGCGATGGTGCCGAGATCGCCATCCCGTACAGCAAATACAAACTCGACAACGGTTTGACGATAGTCTTGCACGAAGACCATTCAGACCCTCTGGTGCACGTAGACGTCACCTACCATGTAGGCTCCAACCGGGAAGATCCCGGCCGCTCCGGCTTCGCCCACTTTTTCGAGCACATGATGTTCCAGGGCTCGGTCAATGTGGCGGACGAGGAACACTTCCGCATCATCACTGAAGCCGGTGGCAGCATGAATGGCACCACCAACACAGACCGTACCAATTACTACCAGACAGTACCCGCCAATCAACTGGAGACGGTACTCTGGCTTGAATCCGACCGCATGGGAGTATTCCTCGACGCGGTCACACAGGAAAAGTTTGAAGTCCAGCGCGCAACGGTAAAGAACGAGCGTGGTCAACGGGTGGACAACCGCCCTTACGGCCGCGCCCTGGAAACCATGTATGCCACCACCTACCCGGATGGTCACCCCTACTCCTGGCCGGTGATCGGCTGGATGGAGGATCTCGATCGCGCCGACCTCAACGACCTGAAACGCTTCTTCCTGCGCTGGTATGGTCCCAATAACGCCGTGCTCACCATCGGTGGTGACGTGGACAAAGCCAAAACCCTGGAATGGGTGGCCAAGTACTTCGGCCCCATCCCCGCCGGCCCGGAAGTGGAAAACCTGCCGAAACAACCGGCCAAACTCGACGCGGACCGCTACGTCACCCTGGAAGACAATATCCATCTTCCCGCTCTGGCGATGATGGTACCTACGGTTTACTACGGCCATGAGGACGAGCCGGCACTGGATGCCGCCGCCGCGATTCTCGGTCAGGGCCAGGATTCCATGCTGTATCAGCGCCTGGTACAAACCGGTCGCGCCGTCTCCGCGAGTGTCAGCCATTCCTGCAAGGAACTGGCCTGTGAGATGTGGTTTATCGTCATCCAGAACCCTGCCTCCGGCGAAACCCTGGCGGAAATGGAACAGGCGGTGCGCGATACCCTCACCGAATTCGCCAGTCGCGGCGTGACCGAGGATGACCTTGTCAAATTCAAGGCCGGTTACGAATCTGGCCGCGTGTTCGGCCTGCAATCCGTCTCCGGCAAAGTATCCACTCTCGCCGCCTTCGAAACTTTCACCGGTAGCCCCAAGGGTATCGACAAAGAGATCAACGCCTACCTGTCCGTCGCCACTGACGACGTTACCCGGGTCTTCGACCAGTACATCGCCGAGCAGCCGGCGGTACTGCTCAGCATTGTGCCCAATGGCAAACCGGAACTGGCCGCGGCAGAGCAGAGCCATGAGTGGAAGCGCACTATTCCGGAAACCTACAGTGACGAGGACGAAGCCCTCGCCCTGCGTCCAGTAAAGGATACCTTCGACCGCAGTGTACAGCCCACTCCCGGGGTAAACCCGCAAGTGGAACTGCCCGAGATTCAGGACGGAAAGCTGGAAAACGGCGTGCGTCTGCTGGCAGTGAAAAATGACGAAACACCCACAGTCACTGTGCGTGCCGTGTTTGACTTCGGCCAACGGGACGAACCCCGCGGTAAAGCCGGCCTGACGGCCCTGATGACTGCACTAATGAGTGAAGCGACCACAGAACGCAGCGCGGCGGCGTTCACCGAAGCGCTGAAACGCCTGGGTGCCAGTGTCAGCGTCAACAGCGGTCAGTACGAAACCACCGTCACGCTGAATGTGCTCGCCAAACACCTGGATGCGGCGGTACCGCTGATGATGGAGCGCATGCTGAAACCGGCATTTACCGAAACGGACTTCGCACGCATTAAGCAGCAGACCATCGAAGGCCTGCAGCAGGCCCGCAAAACACCGCAGGGGCTCGCGACCCGCGCGGTCGGGGCAGTAATGCGTGGTACCGAACACCCCCTCAGCTACCCCAGTGCCGGCCTGCCGGGCACCGTTGAGCAGATCTCCCTCGACGACGTCAAGCAGTACTACCAGGCGCACTTCCCCGCGCATTTGAGTGGTGTGACCGTCAGCACCAGCCTGCCCCACGAGAAGATTGTGAAGTCTCTGAGTGAACTGGCGAGACTGAAAACCGCAGAAGCGGTACGCCCGACCATCGCCCTGCAAAAACCGGTAATTGAAGGCCGCACCGTTTATCTGGTGAACAAGGAAGGGGCCGCCCAGTCCAGCCTGCGTGTCGCCCAACACGGCGTACCTTACGATGCCCTCGGCGATTACTACCTCGCCTACCTGGGCAACTTCCCACTGGGTGGCAACTTCAACAGCCGCATCAACCTCAACCTGCGTGAAGACAAAGGCTATACCTACGGGGCCCGCTCTTACCTGATCGGCGAACCGCAGGAAGGCCAGTACATGATGAGCTCAGAGGTGAAAAAAGACGCAACCGCCGATGCACTGAACGAAGTGCTTGAAGAGTTCGCAAAGTACGACAGTGAGGGCATGACCGAAAGCGAGTTCAATTACCTGCGCTCCGCCATCGGCCAGCAGGAAGCCCGCAAATACGAAACGCCCGGTGACAAGCTTAGCCTGCTCAACAATATCCTGCGCTATGACCTGCCACTGGACTACCGCTCCCAGCAGGGTGCCATGCTGAAAGAGACCGACCGCAAGACCCTGAACAAGGTCATCACCGGTCTACTGGATCCGGAGAATATGGCGATCGTTGTGGTTGGCGATGCCGCCAATATCCGTGAGAGTATCGCGGAACTGGGTATGCCGATTGTGGAGCTGGATGAGGATGGGTATGTGAAGAGAAATGATACGGCAGAGCCGTCGCAAGATTCGGCGAGCCTAAACTAA
- a CDS encoding ExbD/TolR family protein, giving the protein MQFRRQSQEQDGVNLTPLIDVVFLLLIFFMVSTTFTKESHLKLNLPEAAGPQAESPPSTIEILINADGSYSVDGQALINKKLVTLKSALSEVSAGEYNRPLIITADATAEHQSVVRAMDAAGQLGFVHLSITTRQPDEQ; this is encoded by the coding sequence ATGCAATTCCGTCGTCAAAGCCAAGAGCAGGATGGGGTCAACCTCACACCACTGATTGATGTGGTATTCCTGTTGCTGATCTTTTTTATGGTGTCGACCACCTTTACCAAGGAAAGCCACCTCAAGCTCAACCTCCCTGAAGCCGCGGGGCCTCAGGCCGAGTCGCCGCCGTCTACGATCGAGATTCTGATCAATGCAGATGGCTCATACTCCGTGGACGGCCAGGCACTGATCAACAAGAAGCTGGTTACCCTCAAATCGGCACTGTCGGAAGTTTCGGCTGGCGAGTACAATCGCCCGCTGATCATCACCGCTGATGCCACTGCCGAACACCAGTCAGTGGTTCGCGCCATGGATGCCGCCGGGCAACTGGGGTTTGTACACCTCAGTATTACCACGCGGCAGCCTGACGAACAGTAA
- a CDS encoding MotA/TolQ/ExbB proton channel family protein, translating into MLEIIKSGGWLMLPILLCSVAVIAIFIERLWTLNERKIAPRTLLGEVWGSLRNNQLTTEKIKELRDSSPLGRIFAAGLANSKHGRDVMKDSIQEAASEVVHELERFLNVLGTIAAVAPLIGLLGTVVGMIQVFTAIMLEGTGNAGVLAGGISQALITTAAGLSVAIPALMAHRYFQRRLDSIVVTMEQESVKLVDALHSDRRIEAA; encoded by the coding sequence GTGTTAGAAATCATCAAATCCGGCGGCTGGCTGATGCTGCCAATCCTGCTTTGTTCCGTTGCCGTTATCGCTATCTTTATCGAGCGCCTGTGGACCCTCAATGAGCGCAAGATCGCCCCGCGGACCCTGCTGGGGGAAGTGTGGGGCAGCCTGCGCAATAATCAGCTGACCACAGAAAAGATCAAAGAGCTGCGGGATTCCAGCCCTCTGGGCCGTATCTTCGCGGCAGGTCTGGCCAACTCAAAACACGGCCGCGATGTCATGAAGGACAGTATTCAGGAGGCCGCCAGCGAGGTGGTACACGAACTGGAGCGCTTCCTGAACGTGCTGGGCACCATCGCCGCTGTGGCGCCGTTGATCGGTCTGCTGGGTACTGTGGTCGGTATGATCCAGGTGTTTACCGCCATCATGCTGGAGGGTACGGGTAACGCGGGTGTTCTTGCCGGGGGGATCTCTCAGGCTCTGATCACCACGGCAGCGGGCCTGAGCGTGGCGATTCCCGCACTGATGGCACACCGTTACTTCCAGCGCCGCCTGGACAGCATCGTGGTCACCATGGAGCAGGAGTCCGTCAAACTGGTGGACGCGCTGCACAGCGACCGCCGTATCGAAGCCGCCTGA
- a CDS encoding OsmC domain/YcaO domain-containing protein: MEISVNFLENLRLEAKFDDFTVITDQPIRYKGDGSAPSPFDYFLASSALCAAYFVRVYCLARDIPTENIRLSQNNIVDPENRYNQIFKIQVELPEDISEKDRQGILRSIDRCTVKKVIQTGPDFQIETVENLAEDAQALLMVEPDAEHQTFIEGKDLPLEQTIANMTKILADLGMKIEIASWRNIVPHVWSLHIRDATSPMCFTNGKGATKESALCSALGEFIERLSCNFFYNDQFFGEEIANAGFVHYPNEKWFPLEDDDALPEGILDDYTRAIYDPEEELGGSNLIDTNSGRADRGICSLPFVRQSDGETVYFPSNLIENLFLSNGMSAGNTLAEAQVQCLSEIFERAVKKQILEQEIALPDVPKAILQKYPDILEGIEELEKQGFPILVKDASLGGQFPVMCVTLMNPRTGGVFASFGAHPSLHVALERSLTELMQGRSFEGLNDVPPPTFNSLELTEPHNFVEHFIDSTGVVSWRFFSAKSDYEFVEWDFSGNHADTNQTEAERLFAILEEMGKEVYLATYDDLGASACRILVPGYSEVYPVEDLIWDNTNKALDYREHILNLHRLDDEALADLVERLEESQIDNYETIITLIGVEFDENTVWGQLTVLELKILIYLALGRHEEALELVEAFLQYNDNTVERGLFYRAVQAVLEIELDEDLALQDYRYNLERMFGTATMDAVVGSVDGSVRFHGLTPTNMQLEGLDKHLRLIESYKKLHTARAASAKA; this comes from the coding sequence AGAACAATATCGTGGACCCGGAAAATCGCTATAACCAGATCTTCAAGATCCAGGTGGAGCTGCCGGAGGATATTTCCGAGAAAGACCGGCAGGGCATTCTGCGCTCCATTGACCGCTGTACCGTAAAGAAGGTGATCCAGACCGGACCGGATTTCCAGATCGAGACGGTGGAAAACCTGGCGGAAGATGCGCAGGCGCTGCTGATGGTGGAGCCGGATGCGGAGCACCAGACCTTTATCGAAGGTAAGGATCTGCCACTGGAGCAGACCATTGCCAATATGACCAAGATCCTTGCCGATCTCGGTATGAAGATCGAGATCGCCTCCTGGCGCAACATCGTACCGCACGTGTGGTCCCTGCATATCCGTGATGCGACCTCCCCCATGTGCTTTACCAACGGGAAGGGGGCAACAAAAGAAAGTGCCCTATGCTCTGCGCTGGGCGAATTTATCGAGCGACTGAGCTGCAACTTCTTCTACAACGACCAGTTTTTCGGCGAGGAGATCGCCAACGCCGGGTTTGTGCACTACCCGAATGAAAAATGGTTTCCCTTAGAGGACGATGATGCGCTGCCGGAGGGAATACTCGATGACTACACCCGCGCAATTTATGACCCGGAAGAGGAGTTGGGTGGCTCCAACCTGATTGATACCAATTCCGGTCGCGCTGATCGCGGTATCTGCTCTCTACCGTTTGTACGCCAGTCTGATGGGGAAACCGTCTATTTCCCCTCCAACCTGATCGAGAACCTGTTTCTCAGCAATGGGATGAGTGCCGGCAATACCCTGGCGGAAGCCCAGGTCCAGTGCCTGTCGGAAATCTTCGAGCGGGCGGTGAAAAAACAGATTCTCGAGCAGGAAATTGCTCTGCCGGACGTGCCGAAAGCGATACTGCAGAAGTATCCGGATATTCTCGAGGGTATCGAAGAGCTGGAAAAGCAGGGCTTTCCGATTCTGGTGAAAGATGCGTCGCTTGGGGGGCAATTTCCGGTGATGTGCGTGACCCTGATGAACCCGCGCACCGGCGGTGTGTTCGCATCCTTCGGCGCGCATCCCAGCCTGCATGTGGCGTTGGAGCGCAGCCTGACCGAACTGATGCAAGGGCGCAGTTTTGAGGGGTTGAACGATGTACCTCCGCCCACCTTCAATAGCCTCGAATTGACCGAGCCGCATAATTTTGTCGAGCACTTTATCGATTCTACCGGGGTGGTTTCCTGGCGATTCTTTAGTGCCAAATCCGACTATGAATTTGTCGAATGGGACTTCTCCGGCAACCACGCTGATACCAATCAGACCGAGGCGGAGCGCCTGTTCGCGATTCTGGAAGAGATGGGCAAAGAGGTCTACCTCGCCACTTATGATGACCTGGGCGCTTCGGCCTGCCGTATTCTGGTGCCGGGCTATTCGGAAGTGTACCCGGTGGAGGACTTGATCTGGGACAACACCAACAAGGCGCTGGATTACCGCGAACATATTCTCAATCTGCACCGTCTGGATGACGAAGCCCTGGCGGATCTGGTGGAGCGGCTGGAAGAAAGCCAGATCGATAATTATGAAACCATCATCACCCTGATTGGTGTGGAGTTTGATGAGAACACGGTATGGGGTCAGCTTACGGTGTTGGAACTGAAGATACTGATCTACCTCGCGCTGGGGCGCCATGAAGAAGCGTTAGAGCTAGTGGAGGCCTTCCTGCAGTACAACGACAATACCGTGGAGCGTGGGCTGTTCTATCGCGCGGTGCAGGCGGTGCTGGAGATTGAGCTGGACGAGGATCTGGCGCTGCAAGATTACCGCTATAACCTGGAGCGGATGTTTGGGACGGCGACCATGGATGCGGTGGTGGGGTCGGTGGATGGCAGTGTGCGTTTCCACGGTCTCACGCCGACGAACATGCAGCTGGAGGGCCTGGATAAGCATCTGCGTTTGATTGAGAGTTATAAAAAGCTGCACACGGCCCGGGCGGCCAGTGCTAAAGCCTGA
- a CDS encoding DNA internalization-related competence protein ComEC/Rec2, with translation MAGTILLCLLGATLLLTVTGVWRRAAGCWAGLSLSFLLGTFWALWCNHQALEQRLPPQLHGTDHTLVLEVVSLPQSAPAVSFFGRPSLSANGYLDARFRARVIDGADARFVDRTLQLGWYRMTPAEAERLQAGSRWRMRVRVKEPRGSINPHTFDYAAWLLEQGVFATGYVRDRDLQPALMASGHGIDRLREGLRRQLKAEVSGQPRYPQAPLLSALLLGDRGGISEKTRRLLQSTGTAHLLAISGLHVGMVAGCFFVLGGIFGRSVGVFGGRWSGNPLYLAGAAGALGALSYTLISGAPLSAQRALLMSLVALAAVVLRRRFDGQLGLALALCGILFWQPLAVLNAGFWLSFVAVAALLLRFQGRVGAAAVDEVAAPVGGWLLNAVRSQWAIMIGLLVPSVLIFHGVSLTGLAVNLIAIPWVGLTILPLILLGALCPFAPLTSSLWTLADLQLGWLLRFLETTNQLAPGWHGLPVPGGWVLLLLAFAGLLLIMPRGIPGRGLGWLLVPVVALGGTGWQRPLPDSFELTVLDVGQGLAVSMTTAERTLIFDTGASTASGWSAGGSIVAPYLQAQGRQLVDAVIVSHGDRDHAGGLRGVLEQLSVVNLVAPGHLAKRLSTHIDSHQCVAGRVASYGDLSIRWLWPRSTAVNGEENDHSCVGLLQWNQVRILLTGDIPGQVEAQLAEMYPHMAPVDVLLAPHHGSRTSSSAALVAWAQPARVVFSAGYRHRFGHPHPEVSARYRDAGATLFNTADDGAIQFRWEGGGAPEIARARDGGRFWYRHHSNKKDNNQALSRRPELW, from the coding sequence GTGGCCGGCACAATACTGCTGTGCCTGCTCGGCGCCACTTTGCTGTTGACCGTGACCGGTGTCTGGCGTCGCGCAGCGGGCTGCTGGGCCGGACTGTCTCTGTCGTTCCTCCTTGGTACCTTTTGGGCACTCTGGTGCAATCACCAGGCGCTGGAGCAGCGCCTTCCACCGCAGTTGCACGGCACTGATCACACTCTGGTGCTGGAAGTGGTGTCCTTGCCGCAAAGTGCACCGGCTGTCTCTTTTTTCGGCAGACCGTCACTGTCCGCCAACGGCTATCTCGACGCCCGTTTCCGCGCCCGTGTTATCGACGGGGCAGACGCCCGCTTTGTCGATCGCACGCTGCAGCTTGGTTGGTACCGCATGACCCCGGCGGAGGCCGAGCGCCTGCAGGCGGGCAGTCGCTGGCGGATGCGGGTGCGGGTGAAGGAACCGCGCGGCAGTATCAACCCTCACACCTTTGACTACGCGGCCTGGTTACTGGAGCAGGGGGTTTTTGCCACGGGGTATGTACGCGATCGCGATCTGCAGCCGGCGCTTATGGCGAGTGGCCATGGCATCGATCGCCTGCGGGAGGGCTTGCGTCGCCAGTTGAAGGCAGAGGTGTCGGGGCAGCCGCGGTATCCTCAGGCACCGCTGCTGAGCGCACTGCTTCTCGGCGACCGTGGTGGTATCTCGGAGAAAACGCGCAGGCTGCTGCAGAGCACCGGAACGGCACATCTTCTGGCGATTTCCGGGCTGCATGTGGGGATGGTTGCCGGCTGCTTCTTTGTGCTGGGCGGTATATTCGGACGTTCCGTGGGGGTATTCGGCGGGCGGTGGTCCGGAAACCCGCTGTATCTGGCCGGCGCTGCGGGTGCGCTCGGGGCGCTGTCCTACACCCTGATCAGCGGTGCCCCCCTGTCTGCCCAGCGGGCACTGTTGATGTCGCTGGTCGCGCTGGCGGCTGTGGTGCTGCGGCGGCGGTTCGATGGGCAGCTGGGGTTGGCTCTTGCGCTCTGTGGCATCCTGTTCTGGCAGCCCCTGGCGGTATTGAATGCGGGGTTCTGGCTGTCGTTTGTCGCCGTCGCCGCCCTGTTGTTGCGTTTTCAGGGGCGGGTAGGGGCTGCGGCGGTGGATGAGGTCGCGGCGCCAGTGGGGGGCTGGTTGTTAAACGCGGTGCGCAGCCAGTGGGCCATTATGATCGGTTTGCTGGTCCCCTCAGTGCTGATTTTTCACGGCGTAAGCCTCACCGGACTCGCCGTGAACCTGATCGCGATTCCGTGGGTCGGGTTGACCATTTTGCCGCTGATACTATTGGGTGCGCTGTGCCCGTTCGCGCCCCTGACGAGTAGCCTGTGGACCCTTGCAGATCTGCAGCTGGGCTGGCTGCTGCGCTTTCTCGAAACCACCAATCAGTTGGCACCCGGTTGGCATGGGCTGCCGGTGCCCGGGGGCTGGGTACTGTTGTTGCTCGCGTTTGCCGGGCTGCTGCTGATCATGCCCCGGGGTATCCCCGGGCGAGGGTTGGGCTGGCTGCTGGTTCCGGTGGTTGCGCTGGGAGGCACTGGCTGGCAGCGGCCGCTGCCAGATTCGTTTGAGCTGACCGTTCTGGATGTAGGGCAGGGGTTGGCGGTATCGATGACCACGGCCGAGCGCACCCTCATCTTCGATACCGGCGCGAGTACCGCCAGTGGCTGGAGTGCGGGGGGGAGCATTGTCGCTCCTTACCTTCAGGCGCAGGGGCGCCAGCTGGTGGATGCAGTGATTGTCAGCCACGGGGACCGGGATCATGCCGGTGGACTGCGCGGGGTGCTGGAACAGTTATCGGTGGTGAACCTGGTGGCGCCCGGTCACCTTGCAAAGCGTCTGTCGACCCACATAGATTCCCACCAGTGTGTCGCCGGGCGCGTCGCCAGCTACGGCGACCTCTCCATCCGCTGGTTGTGGCCGCGCTCCACGGCAGTGAATGGCGAGGAAAATGATCACAGTTGCGTGGGCCTGTTGCAGTGGAATCAGGTGCGTATCCTACTGACGGGGGATATTCCCGGTCAGGTGGAAGCACAATTGGCTGAAATGTACCCGCACATGGCGCCCGTCGATGTGCTGCTCGCCCCCCACCACGGCTCGCGTACATCGTCTTCTGCCGCGCTGGTGGCATGGGCGCAGCCGGCCCGTGTCGTGTTCAGTGCCGGCTACAGGCACCGCTTTGGCCATCCGCACCCGGAGGTGTCTGCCAGATACCGGGACGCGGGCGCGACCCTGTTCAACACTGCGGATGATGGGGCCATTCAGTTTCGCTGGGAGGGGGGTGGCGCGCCGGAAATCGCGCGCGCGCGTGATGGCGGCCGCTTTTGGTATCGGCATCACAGCAACAAAAAAGATAACAATCAGGCACTTAGCCGTCGCCCAGAGCTGTGGTAG